Below is a genomic region from Jiangella gansuensis DSM 44835.
ATCTGAAGGCCGTCGAGGACCTCCTGCACCGCATGTCGCGGTTGGTCGACGACGTCCCGTGGGTACAGTCGGTCGAACTCAACCCGGTGCTCGTCGGCGAGTCGGGGCTGGCCGTCGTCAACGGCTCGGCCCGGGTGGCGCCGCCGGCCGGGCGGCAGGACTGGTACACGCGGCGGTTGACCTGACCGTCGCGGCGGGTTGGCCTGACGACGGCGGCAACGTGCAAGGATGGGGGAATGGCGGAAACAGGGACGCGTGAGGCACTTCGCCTGGCCATCCAGGAAGCGGGCTACTACCCGGACCTCGTCGCGGACATGCTCGAGACATCGCTGGCCGGCGAAGCGGTGACCTCGTACGTCGTGCACCACGAGCCGCATTTCGACCGCGACGAGCTACGGCGGCATGTCAGCGTGCTGGTGCTCACCCCAACCCGGCTCATCGTCGGGCACACCGACGAGTACCCGTCCGACGACACCCACGACGTCCCGTACGCCACCACCTCCACCGAGGCGGTGCCGCTGGACGGGGTCACCTCGGTCGTGGTCAGCCGCACGGTCACGGCGCCGGCGGCGTACCGCAGCGGCACGCCCGCGCTCGACGTCGTCCTCACCGTGGGCTGGGGCGCCATGAGCCGCATCGATCTCGAGCCCGCCACGTGTGGCGACCCGGACTGCGAGGCCGACCACGGCTACACCGGAGCGGTGACGTCCGACGACTTCACGCTGCGGGTCAGCGAGGCCGGCGACGGCAGCCATCGGGTGCGCGACCTGCTGACGTTCGCGCGGGAGCTGTCCGCCGCCACCGTCAGCGTGCGGTGAGGCAGTGCTCCTTCCGCGTTACGGCGAGGCTGCTCTGTCCGACCTCGTTCCCTCGGTGCTGGGCGCGCTCGGCGTCCGCGGCGAGCACGACATCCTCGGCCTGCCGCCGGTGCCGCGGTACTGCATCCTGCTGGTCGACGCCCTGGGCTGGAACCTGCTGCGGGCGCATCCGGTGCAGGCACCGTTCCTGACGTCGCTGACCGGCCGTGCCATCACTGCGGGGCTGCCCACCACCACGGCCACCAGCATCACCAGCCTCGGCACCGGGTTGCCGCCGGGCCGGCACGGCGTCGTCGGCTACACCTCGCGCGTCCCCGGTGGGACGGCGCTGTTCAACGCGTTGAAGTGGGAGCCGGCGCTGGACCCGCTGACGTACCAGCCGTACCCGTCGGTCTTCGAGCGGGCCGACCGGGCCGGCGTCGCCACCACCGTCATCGGGCAGAGCAGCTTCCGTGACACCGGGCTCACCCGGGCCGCGCTGCGCGGTCCCTTCCGGGCCGCCAACAGTTACGGCCAGCGGGTCGCGGCCGCGGTGACCGCAGCCGAGGCGGGCTCACCGTCGCTGGTCTACGTGTACGAGGGCGACCTCGACTACACCGGGCACCAGCACGGCTGCGGCTCGGCGGCGTGGCGCTACCAGCTGGCCATGGTCGACCGGTTCGCCGAGCAGCTGTACGACGAGTTGCCGGCCGGCACCGTCCTGGTCGTCACCGCCGACCACGGCATGGTCGATGTCGACCCCGAGAAGCGCATCGACGTCGACGACATCCCGGCACTGCGCGACGGCGTGGCGCTCGTGGCCGGCGAGGCACGGTTCCGGCACGTGTACACCGAGCCCGGTGACGGCGTGGCCGGCGACGTCGCGGCGGCATGGCGGTCTGTGCTGGGTTCCCGCGCCACCGTCCTGACCCGGGCCGAGGCGGTCTCGGCGGGGTGGTTCGGCGCGGTCGAGGAGCGCGTGGCCGATCGCATCGGCGACGTCGTGGTCAGCGTCGGCGGCGACTGCGCGGTCGAACGACGCAGCGTCTTCCCGGTCGAGACGCGGCTGCGCGGACTGCACGGAGCGTTGAGCGAGGACGAGCTGCTGGTGCCGCTGCTCGTCGGGGAGGCCTGAACCGGCGTGGCTGAGCTGCACTTCTTCACCGGGACCATGGACTGCGGGAAATCCACCCTGGCCCTGCAGACCGACTACAACCACCGGCAGCGCGGACTGTCCGGCCTGATGCTGACCTCGCACGATCGCGCCGGTGAGGCCGTGGTGTCCAGCCGCCTGGGGCTGTCCGTCGAGGCGGTCGAGGTGTCGCCGTCGACAGATCTGTGGGCGCTGGCCGTCGACCGGCTCACGGCGGGCGCCCGCATCGACTACGTCATCGGTGACGAGGCCCAGTTCTACACGCCCGACCAGGTCGACGACCTCGGCCGGATCGCCGACGAACTGGACGTCCCGGTGTACGCCTTCGGCATCCTCACCGACTTCCGCACCCGACTGTTCCCGGGCTCCGCGCGGTTGGTCGAGCTGGCGGACCGGGTCGAGACCCTGCAGGTGGAGGCGCTGTGCTGGTGTGGCCGGCGGGCCACCCACAACGCCCGCACCATGGGTGGGCACATGGTCACCGAGGGGGAGCAGGTGGTGGTCGGCGACACCGGCGTGACCGGCGAGCTCAGCTACGAAGTGCTCTGCCGCCACCACCACCGGCGCCGCATGACGGCCGCGAGCGCCCGCGTGGGCGAGACCGGCGCCGAGCCGCTGCCGTTCGCCGCTGGGTGACGAGGCCAGCGCACCGCGGCGGTCAGATGGTGACCCAGCTGGTGACGACGGTGGGCCGGTCGGTGTCCGCGAACCGGCAGGTCACCGAGATCGGGCCGGCCGGCACCGGTGAGGCGCGGAAGCGGCCGTCGGCGTCGGCGTCCACGCTCACCGCGCCGCCGGCGTGCCGCACCTCGACCGTGGCCGACGCGGGCGCCAGGATCTGGCCCATGACGCGGCGGGCATCGGCCACACCGATCACCTCGAGGACCACGACGGTCTCACCGGCGGAGAACGTCAGCAGCCGCGGCGGCTCGACGGCGCGCACCGCGGCCGTCGGTTCGGTGATGGAGTCGGCCACGAGATCGGCCAGCTCGGCGTCGACGGTGCGCCACGCGAAGCCGGCCTTGGCCGCGTCGACCAGCCGCGACGGCGGCGGGTCGGTGGCCGCCACGACCTCGCGGAGGCGGTCGAGGAGCTGATCGTCGTCAGACACGGAAGCCCCCTTCAACGCCGCGTGACTGGTGTCTCGGCGGGCGCGGACCGGTCGGTGCCGCCGAGTAGCCGGCGCAGGTGCCCGAGGCAGCGCTGCCGGGTAGGGCCGACGCTGCCCACCGGCATGTCGAGTTCGGCGGCGACGTCCGCGTATCGGGGATCTGTGGCAGCGACCGTGAGCCGCAGCAGATCCTGACAGCGCGGCTCCAGGCGCTGGAACGCCCGCAGGACCTCGACCTGCTCCTCGCGCGCCAGGAGTGCCTCGACGGGCCCGGGGTCGGGCCGGGCGGCGTCGTCGGCGCGTTCGGCGATGAGTGCGTCGGGAAGTTCGGTGCCGCCGCGGCGCGCCACCCGCAGGCATTCGCGGCGGGCCGTGGTGACGAGCCAGGCCGGCAGCCGGTCCGGGCGCTCCAGGCGGCCCAGGTTCTCGACCAGCCGCAGCCACGTGGTCTGGAAAGCGTCCTCGGCCTCGCCGGTGTCGAGGCGGTGGCTGCGCACGACCGCCCAGACCAGCGAGGCATGCATGTCGACGAGGCGGTCCCAGGAGCGCTGGTCGCCCCGGGACGCGGCCTCGACGAGCTCGCTGACGGACAGGTCGGCCACCGGGCCGAGTATAGGTCCCGCGCGACGGCGTACCGCCGCCCCAGGGCCGTCGTGCCGGCGTCCCCCGCGCCGGTCGATCGCAATCCGGTGCGCCGCCTACCGTCGTCCCCCGTAACGGCCCGGCTCGGACCGGCGCCCCCCGGGCCGGTCGTCGTCGGGCCGTCGGCCCCCGTGCTGGCCCGCCTCGGATCGGTGCCCCCCGGACCGATCCGCGACCAGCCGTCGTGTGCGGCGCCGGCGTCCCCCACGCCGGCGCCGCGTCGAGTCGAATCCCGCAGGGGCGGCCTCCGCCCCGCTCCGCCCCGCGGAACCATCGTCGTCAGTGACGGGCACGTGCCCCCAGGCACGGCGGACCATGCGTTGCTCACGTACCCGTCACCCCCCGTTGAAATATCGACCATCGCGGTTCGCCCCCCCCCGGCGATCACAGACGCTGTGACAGCAGACGCCGTGGACGTCTGCGTCGCCGCGCCGCGAGGGTCTCGACGATGCGGTGTCTCGACAGAGCCCGCCACGGGTCCAGGGGAGCGTTCGCGTCGCGCACGGGCTGGACGGAGGCGACGGGACGTCGATACGCCACGGCAGCCTCCCTCATGTGCGCGACGCGGCCGGAGGTCCCGGACCCGCGGAACGCCGTCTGGTGGCGACCGGCGTTCACAGATACAGAGCCCGCCGGAACGCCCCAGATACATCTGAATGGGAGATTTCTCAGATCCTCGTGTCGTCGCAGGTCACCAGCGAGCTGACGGGAAGCGGGCGGGCGCCGCACCCGCCGCCCGCCCGCTCCGGAACACCTAGCCCGTCACTCGGTGAGTGTCGCGACCGGGCCGTCCTGGCCGGGCAGGTGGCCGTCGTCGACGGCCGGGACCGTGCTCCGGCCCGTCAGGGGCGCCTCGACGCGCCCCTCGGGCGTGTTCGTCTCGAGCACCAAGTGCGCCGTCGACGTCGTGCCGGCCTCGGACGGCGTGAACTCGACCGGCACCTCGCACGATTCGCCCGGAGCGATCGGTGCGGCGGTGCACTGCTGCTCACCGGTGAGCCGGAATCCACCGGTCCGGCTCCCGCCGGTAGCGGTGACGGACACGTCGGAGATGACCAGCGGCTCGTCACCACTGTTCGTGACTGTCACCGGCTGCACGGCACCGGTGGAGCCCACCGGCGCGGCCGTCAGCACCGGGGCACTGGTGTCGACACGCGCACCCGGACCCGCGTCGGCCACGACCCGGATCGTGTGCTGCCCGGTGACGGGCGCCAGCGACTCCTCACCGGTGTACGGCCGCATCGAGTCGTTCGTGACCTCGAGCGTGATCTCGCCGGTGCGCAGGCCGGTGAGCCGGCGGGTGGCAGGGTCGAGGATCGCGACCTTCCCGGTGTTGCGAGCCCGCCGGACGGCCGCGTCCCCCGAACCGATGGCCAGGTTCTCGTCGCCGGACCAGCGCACGGACATCGGGTAGGCCAGCGGCACGACCCGGCTGCCGGGCAGCACACCGGACGGCTGGACGATATGACCGCCGACGGTCACCGAGCGGTCGACCTCGACGGTTTCCGGGGCATCGATGATCACCTCCTGGGCGAAGGCCCGGACGTCGGCGCTGAGCCACTGCTGGGCGGCGGAGCCGTCCCGGTCGACACTCCACTCGACCCAGCCGGTGAAGCCGCCGCGGTCGGGCGTGCCGTACGGCCCCTTGCCCGACGTCGGCAGGACGACGTACGGCACGCCCTCCCGGCGCTGGACGTCGACGATGCTGGCGTGCGAGCCCACCATCGCGGCGCCCTTGTCGCTGCGCTCGCGGAAGTCCGCCAGCATCGTCTCGATCAGCCGCACCTCCATTCGGTCGCCGAGCTGGCTGGCCTTCGTCTCCGCCGGGTCGTCGACCGGGTGGTGGGCGAAGACGACGACGTTGCTGACCGACTCGTCGTCCGTCGCGGTCTCCAGCGCCTCCTCGAGCATGGGCAGCTGGTCCCAGTCCGAGCCGCGCAGCGTCCCCAGGGCGCTGTTCAGCAGGACGAACCGGGTGCCCTTGTGGTCGAAGGTCCGGTACGGCTGACCGAACTCCTCCTCCCAGTTCTCCAGCGTCGACTGCACGTTGCCCTGGCCGTACGACTCGTGGTTGCCGGGGACGTAGTAGCAGGGCACCGTGCCGGCGTCGGGGTCCGGGGTGCTCTCGGCCGGGGGTTCCTCGCCCACGGCGATCAGCTCACAGCCGCCCTCTTCCAGCACCTGCCGGGCCAGGTCGAAGTCCTCGGGCAGGCCGCGGTCGGTGATGTCGCCGTTGAGCACCACCAGGTCCGCCTCCTCGGCGCGGATGCGGTGCAGCGCGGCGACGGCGACCTGGGCGAGGTCCGGCGCCGACGCGGTGAACTGCACGTCGGACAGCGTGGCGAAGGTCCAGTCCGCGCCCTCGGGCGCCTGGCCGCCGGGCGAGACCAGCGGGTCCGCGCGCAACGGCTCCACCGCGGGCAGGTCGATCTGCGACGGCACATCGGCCTCGAGCCCGGCGATGACGAACCGGCCGGGCACCTGCTGGTCGACGGCGGTGTTGATGCCCTGGAACGAGTTGAAGCGGATCGGGAACGCAACCGACGACGGGATCGAGAACGTCGCGTACTGCCACTCGTCCGACGGCTGCAGGCCGTTGCCGTAGACGCCGACCGAGTTGCCCTCGGCATCCCAGAAGCCGGCGTAGGTGAGGCCGTTCGGGATGAAGACGTCGGACTTGATCTTCACTCGGACGCGGAGCGGCTGGCCGGGGATCTCCACCCACCGGTCCGGGTCGCTGGCCGCAGTGATGCCCTTGTTGCGGGCGGCGCCGAAGTCCAGCCGGATGCCCTCCGGGTCGTCGGAGATGGTGATCGGCACGCCGGCGGTGCCGTTGCGGGTCCACCGCCCGTTGGCGGCGTAGTCGTCGTCGAAGTCGTACACGTCGACCGTCTCGACGCCCACGGTGACCGGCAGCTTCGCGGTCTGCCCGGCGACCGTCATCTCCACGACGGTGCCGCCGGCCGCGAGCGGCGTGATCAGCAGGCCGGTGCCCGACGGCGTCACGTCGATGACCGAGTCGTCGTACGCCAGGTCGAGGTCGACGAACTCGACCGGAGCGGCGAAGCCCTGGGCGTCGCGGCCCGTGACCGCGACCTGGACGGCGTTCTCGGGGCCCGCCTCGGTGATCGAGAGGCGGTTCGTGGACAGCTCGAGCGAGTCCAGCGGCCCGAGGATCCGCATCCTCCGCACGTCATGCGCCGCGCCGGCGGACGCACGGACGACCAGGTGCCCGCGCCGGTCCTCCGGCACGGCCAGGACCGACCCGTCGAACGTGCCGCCGGTGGTGCGCCACCGGACGTCAGCCTGATCGAGCGCGACCGGCGTGAGGTGGTTGTCGACCGCCTTGGCCGTCAGCGTGCGGTGCAGGCCGGGGAACACCCGCGCGTCGTCCTCGTCGGGGGTGATCACGAGCTGCTTGGCCCGGCCGTTGCCCGGTGCGACGAAGACACCCACGCCGTTCGGGTCCGAGCGCTCGGAACCGTCGGACGGACTGTTGCGGACGGTCGCCTCATCCTCGCCGAGCGACCGGGCCACCATGGTGGTGGAGCCGCCGCCGTCGAGATTCCACGCCGTCTCGGCCCCCATTCGGACCATGAACGCCGCCAGCTCGCGCATCGTCATGCCGTTGACCGGCGCCTGCCGGCCGTCATTGGTGACCAGCAGCATCGTGCGGCCGCCGTCCTTGAAGCCGATGACGGTGCGCGGGTGGACGGCGTCGTCGAGCTCGGAGTCCGGGCGCGCGACACCGTCGCGGACGAGCTCGCGGTTGGACCCGATGACGAACTTCATCTGCCGGGCGATCTCGTCGCTCAGGTCGTAGCTCAGGACTGCGTCGTCGCCGGGCTGTAGCGTCCGGATCGCGGCGGCGCCGGCCTCGCGGCCGACCAGGACGAAGGCACCATCGGGGATGGCACCCTCACCGGCAGAGCTCGGGTCGACCGAGACGACCCGGCCGTCCTGCACCAGCGCGGAGGCCACGTCAGAGGCGCCGTTGACGCCTATCGCCCTGCTGTACGACCCCCACGCCGAGGTGTAGGCGATGATCGCGTTCGCCGGGGATCCGGAGATCGCGTTGGGGGAGTTCAACGAGATGACGGGGTGGTCGGTGCCGCCGAAGGTCGCGGTCGCCTGCAGCGTCATGTCGACCGCTCGGCCGATGCCGTCCTGGCCGACGCCGACCTGCTGCCACCGGCCGTTCGGGTCGTACCCGGAGGAGGCGAGCAGGTCGCCGTCCTTCATGGACGCACCATGAGGGGCGCCGGAGTTGTTGATGTCGAAGAAGTCGCCGTTGACGCCGGCGACCGCGCCGGCCTCGCCGACCATCTCCGACACCGGCGCCCGGTCGGTGACGTGCTCGCCGGAGAGCAGATCGCTGGTGACGGC
It encodes:
- a CDS encoding DUF5998 family protein, producing MAETGTREALRLAIQEAGYYPDLVADMLETSLAGEAVTSYVVHHEPHFDRDELRRHVSVLVLTPTRLIVGHTDEYPSDDTHDVPYATTSTEAVPLDGVTSVVVSRTVTAPAAYRSGTPALDVVLTVGWGAMSRIDLEPATCGDPDCEADHGYTGAVTSDDFTLRVSEAGDGSHRVRDLLTFARELSAATVSVR
- a CDS encoding alkaline phosphatase family protein, coding for MLLPRYGEAALSDLVPSVLGALGVRGEHDILGLPPVPRYCILLVDALGWNLLRAHPVQAPFLTSLTGRAITAGLPTTTATSITSLGTGLPPGRHGVVGYTSRVPGGTALFNALKWEPALDPLTYQPYPSVFERADRAGVATTVIGQSSFRDTGLTRAALRGPFRAANSYGQRVAAAVTAAEAGSPSLVYVYEGDLDYTGHQHGCGSAAWRYQLAMVDRFAEQLYDELPAGTVLVVTADHGMVDVDPEKRIDVDDIPALRDGVALVAGEARFRHVYTEPGDGVAGDVAAAWRSVLGSRATVLTRAEAVSAGWFGAVEERVADRIGDVVVSVGGDCAVERRSVFPVETRLRGLHGALSEDELLVPLLVGEA
- a CDS encoding thymidine kinase codes for the protein MAELHFFTGTMDCGKSTLALQTDYNHRQRGLSGLMLTSHDRAGEAVVSSRLGLSVEAVEVSPSTDLWALAVDRLTAGARIDYVIGDEAQFYTPDQVDDLGRIADELDVPVYAFGILTDFRTRLFPGSARLVELADRVETLQVEALCWCGRRATHNARTMGGHMVTEGEQVVVGDTGVTGELSYEVLCRHHHRRRMTAASARVGETGAEPLPFAAG
- a CDS encoding RNA polymerase sigma factor, whose protein sequence is MADLSVSELVEAASRGDQRSWDRLVDMHASLVWAVVRSHRLDTGEAEDAFQTTWLRLVENLGRLERPDRLPAWLVTTARRECLRVARRGGTELPDALIAERADDAARPDPGPVEALLAREEQVEVLRAFQRLEPRCQDLLRLTVAATDPRYADVAAELDMPVGSVGPTRQRCLGHLRRLLGGTDRSAPAETPVTRR
- a CDS encoding phosphodiester glycosidase family protein, producing MAGLVSVTPTTAAASDGPSLTDDAIELLDQTEQIGPGITLRELTSVTPTGWYDQQILSVDLANPAVTSDLLSGEHVTDRAPVSEMVGEAGAVAGVNGDFFDINNSGAPHGASMKDGDLLASSGYDPNGRWQQVGVGQDGIGRAVDMTLQATATFGGTDHPVISLNSPNAISGSPANAIIAYTSAWGSYSRAIGVNGASDVASALVQDGRVVSVDPSSAGEGAIPDGAFVLVGREAGAAAIRTLQPGDDAVLSYDLSDEIARQMKFVIGSNRELVRDGVARPDSELDDAVHPRTVIGFKDGGRTMLLVTNDGRQAPVNGMTMRELAAFMVRMGAETAWNLDGGGSTTMVARSLGEDEATVRNSPSDGSERSDPNGVGVFVAPGNGRAKQLVITPDEDDARVFPGLHRTLTAKAVDNHLTPVALDQADVRWRTTGGTFDGSVLAVPEDRRGHLVVRASAGAAHDVRRMRILGPLDSLELSTNRLSITEAGPENAVQVAVTGRDAQGFAAPVEFVDLDLAYDDSVIDVTPSGTGLLITPLAAGGTVVEMTVAGQTAKLPVTVGVETVDVYDFDDDYAANGRWTRNGTAGVPITISDDPEGIRLDFGAARNKGITAASDPDRWVEIPGQPLRVRVKIKSDVFIPNGLTYAGFWDAEGNSVGVYGNGLQPSDEWQYATFSIPSSVAFPIRFNSFQGINTAVDQQVPGRFVIAGLEADVPSQIDLPAVEPLRADPLVSPGGQAPEGADWTFATLSDVQFTASAPDLAQVAVAALHRIRAEEADLVVLNGDITDRGLPEDFDLARQVLEEGGCELIAVGEEPPAESTPDPDAGTVPCYYVPGNHESYGQGNVQSTLENWEEEFGQPYRTFDHKGTRFVLLNSALGTLRGSDWDQLPMLEEALETATDDESVSNVVVFAHHPVDDPAETKASQLGDRMEVRLIETMLADFRERSDKGAAMVGSHASIVDVQRREGVPYVVLPTSGKGPYGTPDRGGFTGWVEWSVDRDGSAAQQWLSADVRAFAQEVIIDAPETVEVDRSVTVGGHIVQPSGVLPGSRVVPLAYPMSVRWSGDENLAIGSGDAAVRRARNTGKVAILDPATRRLTGLRTGEITLEVTNDSMRPYTGEESLAPVTGQHTIRVVADAGPGARVDTSAPVLTAAPVGSTGAVQPVTVTNSGDEPLVISDVSVTATGGSRTGGFRLTGEQQCTAAPIAPGESCEVPVEFTPSEAGTTSTAHLVLETNTPEGRVEAPLTGRSTVPAVDDGHLPGQDGPVATLTE